From a region of the Nitrospira sp. genome:
- the lnt gene encoding apolipoprotein N-acyltransferase produces MDGSRPRQILFACTSGLLLPLCFPKFDLGLLAWVALIPLHLALDQCSRQRAFWIGWLSGIVGFTGIMAWVVTAMTTYGKVPELVSYAILLLLTTYLGLYVALYCLAVVWLRELIPRYGIFFAPCFWVALELFRTHLLSGIPWCLLGYSQYQELALIQVADHTGVYGISFLIVLVNLSLAELLLWIMPFFRGFHPAKLPWELLTTAAACMVLSWVYSSAVLSDRDLKQPKPSIIVGVVQPNIDQAVKWDAAYRDETMRRLDRLTAQLGANTDLVVWPEAATPFILEREKEYQLQLIDWAQRAQAPILLGSPALRFYPDRRPYLLNSAYLLGRDGTVLGRYDKHHLVPFGEYIPLKSSLLFFLDKLVEGIGDFEAGPGPTTLSFTPKSWSKDSPLGARSVKFGVAICYEVIFPDLVRQFAANGAEFLVTITNDGWFGPSSAPAQHFAMVVFRSVENHLAFARSANTGISGFVDPFGQIIQATPLFTEEASYAAIPTRQAPTFYSYYGDVFAHACVIICALLCLFGYFRTKEPALTAITPA; encoded by the coding sequence ATGGATGGGTCTCGTCCGCGCCAGATACTCTTCGCCTGCACGAGCGGACTGCTGTTGCCTCTTTGTTTTCCAAAATTCGACCTGGGATTGCTGGCCTGGGTCGCTCTGATTCCTCTTCATCTCGCGCTCGATCAATGTTCCAGGCAACGGGCTTTTTGGATCGGTTGGCTGAGCGGGATCGTCGGATTCACCGGGATCATGGCCTGGGTGGTCACGGCCATGACGACCTATGGCAAGGTGCCCGAGCTCGTCAGCTACGCGATTCTGTTGCTTCTCACCACCTATCTCGGACTCTACGTCGCACTCTATTGCCTGGCCGTGGTCTGGCTGCGTGAACTGATTCCACGCTACGGCATATTCTTTGCGCCCTGCTTCTGGGTGGCACTCGAATTGTTCCGCACCCATCTTCTGTCTGGCATTCCCTGGTGTCTCCTGGGTTATTCGCAATACCAAGAGCTGGCATTGATCCAGGTGGCAGACCATACAGGCGTGTACGGAATTTCCTTTCTGATCGTGCTGGTAAATTTGTCCTTAGCGGAACTTCTTTTGTGGATCATGCCGTTTTTCCGCGGATTTCACCCAGCCAAGCTTCCGTGGGAGTTACTCACCACCGCGGCCGCATGTATGGTGCTCTCATGGGTCTACAGTTCGGCGGTCTTGAGCGACAGAGACCTAAAACAACCGAAACCTTCGATTATCGTGGGGGTGGTCCAACCGAATATCGATCAAGCGGTGAAATGGGATGCGGCATATCGCGACGAAACGATGCGGCGATTGGACCGCCTGACAGCCCAACTGGGCGCCAATACGGACTTGGTTGTGTGGCCCGAAGCCGCGACCCCGTTCATCTTGGAGCGGGAAAAAGAGTATCAGTTGCAATTGATCGATTGGGCTCAACGTGCACAGGCGCCGATTCTCCTCGGCAGTCCAGCCTTGAGATTCTACCCCGATCGCCGCCCCTATCTCTTGAACAGCGCCTATCTGCTGGGAAGGGACGGCACGGTGCTCGGCCGTTATGATAAACACCATCTCGTGCCGTTCGGAGAATACATTCCTCTCAAATCGTCGCTGCTGTTCTTTCTCGACAAACTTGTGGAGGGGATCGGAGATTTTGAAGCGGGCCCGGGACCGACGACTCTTTCGTTCACCCCTAAGTCATGGAGCAAAGACAGTCCGCTCGGCGCCAGATCCGTCAAGTTTGGGGTGGCCATCTGTTACGAAGTGATTTTCCCGGATTTGGTCCGTCAGTTCGCCGCAAATGGCGCGGAGTTTCTGGTCACGATCACGAATGACGGATGGTTTGGGCCTTCCTCAGCCCCCGCGCAACACTTCGCCATGGTCGTCTTTCGCTCGGTGGAAAACCACTTGGCCTTCGCGCGCTCCGCCAACACGGGGATTTCCGGGTTCGTCGATCCATTCGGGCAAATCATCCAGGCCACCCCCCTATTCACGGAAGAGGCGTCGTACGCAGCCATCCCGACCCGGCAAGCCCCCACGTTTTACAGCTATTACGGCGATGTGTTTGCCCATGCCTGTGTTATAATCTGCGCGCTTTTGTGTCTGTTCGGGTATTTCCGCACGAAGGAACCAGCCCTGACGGCGATCACACCGGCGTGA